A part of Paenibacillus sp. 481 genomic DNA contains:
- a CDS encoding phosphodiester glycosidase family protein — protein sequence MNTHLTTRRNRRHFVSGVLAFCLMMTTFSGSSAYAMPQIGRAEAAQVQVSSSSLAHTAAFAGSVQASVQGGKQVKASTQQIKVGAKKLSVSTVRVPKGMKPSVIFGAGQIGKVASLQSIVAQHQARAAVNGTFFEAYGGIPEPWGTVISDGRIEHVGNLGTTIGFKSDGSAKMDTLRVRMTGKVEQLDDGRELDWYAYFVNRTPQSNANSAILFTPKRGKTTGAAFGRAVVVRKGIVTEVASGRSVNIPADGYVIHFTGKEAKLADRFKKGAKVKLDITYMNHQGNEIEGWSDVTAAIGAGPRLVKDGKVALNPKAEGFRQDKILTLSAARSGVGIMPDGSVMIATVRSATMKEWAAAWKQLGAVHAMNLDGGASSGLYANGKLMTKPGRNISNALLFK from the coding sequence ATGAATACGCATTTGACTACTCGCCGCAACAGGCGGCATTTTGTAAGTGGAGTACTAGCTTTTTGCCTTATGATGACGACATTTTCTGGATCTTCAGCCTACGCGATGCCACAAATCGGACGAGCTGAAGCAGCGCAAGTACAAGTAAGCAGCTCAAGCCTAGCACATACTGCTGCATTTGCAGGTAGCGTTCAAGCTAGTGTGCAAGGTGGAAAGCAAGTCAAGGCATCGACCCAGCAAATTAAAGTGGGAGCTAAGAAGTTAAGTGTGAGTACCGTACGCGTGCCTAAGGGCATGAAGCCAAGCGTCATATTTGGTGCTGGGCAAATTGGCAAAGTTGCTTCACTGCAATCTATTGTCGCACAGCACCAAGCGCGCGCGGCGGTAAATGGCACTTTCTTTGAAGCTTACGGTGGCATACCGGAACCGTGGGGAACTGTTATTTCCGATGGCCGTATTGAGCATGTTGGTAACTTAGGAACGACTATAGGCTTTAAATCCGATGGCAGTGCAAAAATGGATACACTACGTGTGCGTATGACAGGAAAAGTGGAGCAGCTTGACGATGGCAGGGAATTGGATTGGTACGCTTATTTCGTTAATCGTACGCCACAGTCGAATGCGAATTCAGCTATCTTGTTCACACCTAAGCGTGGTAAAACGACAGGAGCTGCATTTGGTCGTGCCGTAGTCGTGCGCAAAGGAATCGTGACAGAGGTAGCTTCTGGCCGCAGCGTCAACATTCCGGCAGACGGCTACGTTATTCATTTTACAGGCAAAGAAGCCAAGTTGGCCGACCGGTTTAAGAAAGGCGCGAAAGTGAAGCTAGATATTACATATATGAACCACCAAGGGAATGAAATTGAGGGTTGGAGTGACGTGACGGCCGCTATTGGAGCGGGACCGCGTCTTGTCAAAGATGGCAAAGTTGCTCTAAATCCTAAAGCAGAAGGCTTCAGACAAGATAAAATACTTACGCTGTCTGCGGCACGTAGTGGAGTAGGCATTATGCCTGACGGTTCCGTGATGATCGCGACTGTACGTTCGGCGACGATGAAGGAATGGGCTGCTGCTTGGAAACAGCTAGGTGCTGTGCATGCGATGAATTTGGATGGCGGTGCATCTTCCGGTTTATACGCGAACGGCAAGCTGATGACGAAGCCAGGGCGCAATATTAGTAACGCTTTATTGTTCAAGTAA
- a CDS encoding DUF3055 domain-containing protein → MNINELDFLSDSTEQTSTRFVTVIGNSMHRFDLAVTTTNRFYGKKLVTDLQSGLTAILGQDDLEEEGYLEHFYKLTEEEAEDLRQFLSLVVGEVNFTD, encoded by the coding sequence ATGAACATCAATGAATTGGATTTTTTATCGGACAGTACAGAACAAACGAGTACACGATTTGTAACCGTTATTGGCAACAGCATGCATCGTTTTGATCTGGCTGTCACAACTACGAATCGCTTTTATGGAAAAAAGTTAGTGACCGATCTGCAATCAGGACTAACCGCTATCCTAGGTCAGGACGACTTGGAAGAAGAGGGATACCTTGAACACTTTTACAAGTTGACTGAAGAGGAAGCAGAGGACTTACGCCAGTTTCTAAGCTTAGTTGTTGGCGAAGTGAATTTTACGGACTAG
- a CDS encoding HRDC domain-containing protein, translated as MKLIWMAMLELSKDSDTVSPSPPDEKSNEYGIITAGEQDGNWVVCWEREGKSLIWYEGTMWVEMRAALRRGMASLLSAGYRLSLGFSPEANMHERRMRERQEWITCYADLHHPSPLYEQLAKWRRETAGKLKRAPYWIATNRMLRIVSAFVPHTPEELKQLPGFGDAKVASYAEDILEVTRTMERKTTFPLDWVQAAVTEAEFAKWIYEQEEDKQAAELLKITERRRLLEGVQLGERIEQLMTRLQVDRREIIVRIEAMEQEGFNMQELIERELVDLPQDERSAIEHALSDLGDKYLRPVLVRAYGEMALEKPMVELQPIYERIRLLRLVRREHNGQSEKSEQGGDARKIA; from the coding sequence ATGAAATTGATTTGGATGGCTATGCTTGAGCTTAGTAAAGATTCGGATACGGTGTCACCTAGCCCACCTGATGAGAAGTCTAATGAATATGGCATTATAACTGCTGGTGAGCAGGATGGGAACTGGGTAGTGTGCTGGGAGCGGGAAGGGAAGTCGCTAATCTGGTACGAGGGCACGATGTGGGTAGAAATGCGTGCAGCTTTACGGCGTGGCATGGCCAGCTTGTTGAGCGCAGGTTATCGTTTATCGCTTGGGTTTTCGCCAGAAGCTAACATGCATGAGCGGCGCATGCGCGAACGTCAAGAATGGATAACATGCTATGCGGATTTGCACCATCCTTCGCCGTTGTATGAGCAACTGGCCAAGTGGCGTCGTGAAACAGCGGGCAAGTTAAAGCGAGCTCCTTATTGGATCGCGACTAATCGCATGTTGCGTATCGTAAGTGCTTTTGTGCCGCATACGCCGGAGGAACTTAAGCAATTGCCCGGGTTCGGCGATGCGAAAGTCGCCTCATATGCCGAGGATATTTTGGAGGTGACGCGAACAATGGAGCGAAAAACGACGTTCCCGTTAGACTGGGTGCAGGCTGCAGTGACGGAAGCAGAGTTTGCGAAGTGGATCTATGAGCAAGAAGAAGATAAGCAAGCCGCGGAATTGTTGAAAATAACCGAGCGTCGTCGTTTGCTCGAAGGGGTTCAACTTGGTGAGCGCATTGAGCAATTGATGACACGCTTACAGGTAGACAGACGGGAGATTATTGTACGCATAGAAGCGATGGAGCAAGAAGGATTCAATATGCAGGAGCTTATTGAGCGGGAGCTCGTTGATTTGCCGCAGGATGAGCGTTCTGCTATAGAGCATGCTTTGTCCGATTTGGGTGATAAATATTTGCGGCCTGTACTTGTGCGAGCTTATGGAGAGATGGCATTAGAGAAGCCTATGGTGGAGTTGCAGCCGATATACGAGCGGATTCGCCTGTTGCGGCTAGTGCGTCGCGAGCACAATGGGCAAAGCGAGAAGAGCGAGCAGGGCGGTGATGCCAGAAAAATTGCATAA
- the corA gene encoding magnesium/cobalt transporter CorA, translated as MKIRLVNQGVFTPIDDIETTLKPPEEGFYWIDADIEDLVVLQQLFSIHDLAVEDCLNEEEQRPKIEIYEGHYFIVVNSIRFDDEEIFLRTLNTFLGKHYLITVTQQKINELRTVKPLLWEQEVCTPDRMLYLLIDLVVDNYFTVADRIEAKIDNLEEEMLVNAKKSHLNEIISLRSEILWLKKGLGPQKEVLTVLYRKDLRLIDDDLQKYFRDIYENAVKVTETFETFRDLMGNLRESYQLSIANRANEIMRVFTAMTTIFMPLTFITGIYGMNFDYIPFMDTKYGSVFAIGFMFLLGGFMFYLFRKKDWL; from the coding sequence ATGAAAATTCGTCTGGTCAATCAAGGCGTATTCACGCCAATTGATGACATCGAAACAACATTGAAGCCGCCAGAAGAAGGCTTTTATTGGATTGATGCAGACATCGAAGACCTTGTTGTTCTACAGCAACTCTTCTCTATTCACGACCTAGCAGTAGAGGATTGCTTGAATGAAGAAGAGCAACGCCCGAAAATTGAAATTTATGAAGGCCACTATTTTATTGTGGTAAACAGCATTCGCTTTGACGATGAAGAAATTTTTCTACGCACGTTGAACACTTTTTTAGGCAAGCATTATTTAATAACGGTAACCCAGCAAAAAATTAACGAACTGCGCACGGTCAAGCCCCTACTGTGGGAGCAAGAGGTATGTACGCCAGACCGGATGCTCTATTTGCTCATTGACTTAGTTGTCGATAACTACTTTACGGTAGCAGACCGCATCGAGGCCAAAATCGACAATCTGGAAGAAGAAATGCTCGTTAATGCTAAGAAATCGCACTTGAACGAAATTATTAGCTTGCGCAGCGAAATTTTATGGTTGAAAAAAGGGCTCGGTCCACAAAAAGAAGTGCTAACTGTGCTATATCGCAAAGATTTGCGCCTTATTGACGACGACCTGCAAAAATATTTTCGCGATATATATGAAAATGCTGTCAAAGTAACTGAAACGTTTGAAACGTTTCGCGATTTGATGGGGAACTTGCGTGAATCGTATCAATTGAGCATTGCAAATCGTGCCAACGAAATTATGCGTGTATTTACAGCGATGACGACTATTTTTATGCCACTTACGTTTATCACAGGTATTTATGGGATGAACTTTGATTATATTCCTTTTATGGATACGAAATACGGATCTGTATTTGCAATCGGCTTTATGTTTCTTCTTGGTGGGTTTATGTTTTATTTGTTCCGCAAAAAAGATTGGCTATAA
- the metA gene encoding homoserine O-acetyltransferase MetA: MPIKIPDHLPAKEVLTQENIFVMDETRAYQQDIRPLKIIILNLMPAKETTETQLLRLIGNTPLQVDVTLLHPATHTSKNTSAEHLSSFYKTFEDIQDQRFDGLIITGAPVEQMEFEEVNYWSELCHIMEWSKKKVTSTFHICWAAQAGLYYHFGVPKYSLDHKIFGVFPHELKKENVQLTRGFDEMFLVPQSRHTEFRQEDIDKVAELEVLSASEESGVYLVASRDGKQIFVTGHSEYDACTLQWEYDRDVEKGMAMDLPKNYFPGNDPTKRPFSTWRAHANLLFSNWLNYYVYQETPFELDYAAANKEGVITQ; the protein is encoded by the coding sequence ATGCCGATTAAAATACCCGATCATTTGCCGGCGAAAGAAGTTTTAACACAGGAGAACATATTTGTGATGGATGAAACGCGTGCTTACCAGCAAGACATTCGTCCGTTAAAAATTATTATTCTGAATTTGATGCCAGCGAAAGAGACTACGGAGACTCAATTGTTGCGCTTAATCGGAAATACGCCGCTGCAAGTAGATGTGACGCTGCTTCATCCAGCTACACATACTTCTAAAAATACGTCAGCTGAGCATTTATCCAGTTTCTATAAAACGTTTGAAGATATACAGGATCAAAGGTTCGATGGTCTTATTATTACAGGAGCGCCGGTAGAGCAAATGGAATTTGAAGAAGTGAACTACTGGAGTGAGTTATGCCATATTATGGAATGGTCGAAAAAGAAAGTCACGTCCACGTTCCATATTTGTTGGGCTGCTCAAGCAGGATTGTATTATCACTTCGGTGTGCCTAAATATTCGTTGGATCACAAAATATTCGGTGTGTTTCCACACGAGCTGAAAAAAGAAAATGTACAGTTAACTCGCGGATTCGATGAAATGTTTCTTGTCCCACAGTCCCGTCACACTGAATTCCGACAAGAAGATATTGATAAGGTAGCGGAGTTAGAAGTGCTCTCTGCATCGGAAGAATCGGGCGTATATTTAGTTGCTTCAAGAGATGGCAAGCAAATATTCGTAACGGGACATTCCGAATACGATGCCTGTACGTTGCAATGGGAATACGACCGCGATGTTGAAAAAGGAATGGCCATGGATCTGCCGAAAAATTATTTTCCGGGAAATGATCCGACAAAAAGACCGTTTTCGACATGGCGTGCGCATGCGAATTTGTTGTTCTCCAACTGGCTGAACTACTACGTATATCAAGAAACGCCATTTGAATTAGACTATGCTGCTGCTAACAAGGAAGGGGTTATCACACAATGA
- a CDS encoding aminotransferase class I/II-fold pyridoxal phosphate-dependent enzyme, which yields MIERDETKYRLESRLAQIGSIQEPNTGAVNFPIYQSTAFRHPRLGQSTGFDYIRTKNPTRQVLEDAAAALESGDAGFACSSGMAALQTIFTLFSQGDHLIVSLDLYGGTYRLLERILSRFGITASYVDTNDMDALESVRTPSTKAVIIETPTNPLMMITDIEKVSAWAKTHGLLTVVDNTLLTPFFQRPLELGADIIIHSATKYLGGHNDVLAGLIVTKGKELSEQMAFLHNSIGAVLSPSDSYQLMRGMKTLAIRMERHEYNAERVARWLTEHPSIVAVFHPALEDHPSYDIQRRQSSGNTGIFSFRVKDARYVDPILRHLKLIAFAESLGGVESLMTYPAVQTHADIPQEIRDQVGVDDRLLRFSVGIEHVDDIIADLEQALEAAHREVEGEQ from the coding sequence ATGATCGAGCGCGACGAGACAAAATATCGGTTGGAGAGCCGCTTGGCTCAAATCGGTTCTATTCAAGAGCCGAACACAGGTGCAGTCAATTTTCCGATCTACCAGTCAACAGCTTTTCGTCATCCACGGCTTGGGCAAAGTACAGGATTTGATTACATCCGTACGAAAAACCCGACGCGGCAGGTGCTAGAAGACGCGGCTGCTGCTTTGGAGAGCGGTGATGCCGGCTTTGCGTGTAGCAGCGGGATGGCTGCGTTGCAGACTATATTCACCTTGTTCAGTCAAGGTGATCATCTGATTGTGTCGCTAGATTTATACGGTGGCACTTACCGTCTGCTTGAGCGCATCTTATCCCGTTTTGGTATAACTGCTTCTTATGTAGATACAAATGATATGGATGCGTTGGAGTCGGTGCGAACACCGTCAACGAAGGCGGTCATTATTGAAACACCTACGAATCCGCTCATGATGATTACGGACATCGAGAAAGTATCCGCGTGGGCGAAGACGCACGGGTTGCTAACGGTAGTGGACAACACATTGCTTACTCCATTCTTCCAACGTCCGCTGGAATTGGGGGCCGACATTATTATTCATAGCGCAACCAAATATCTTGGTGGGCATAACGACGTGCTAGCTGGACTAATTGTTACGAAAGGCAAAGAGTTGTCTGAACAGATGGCCTTTTTGCACAATTCAATCGGAGCAGTGTTGAGCCCGTCTGATTCCTATCAGCTAATGCGTGGGATGAAGACACTGGCCATTCGGATGGAGCGCCACGAATACAATGCAGAGCGCGTTGCTCGCTGGCTGACAGAGCATCCATCTATTGTTGCCGTCTTCCATCCAGCGCTTGAAGATCATCCGAGCTATGATATCCAGCGTCGGCAATCTTCTGGCAATACAGGCATTTTTTCATTCCGAGTCAAGGACGCTCGCTACGTGGACCCGATTTTGCGACACTTGAAGCTGATTGCGTTTGCAGAAAGCTTAGGTGGGGTAGAGTCACTGATGACGTATCCTGCCGTTCAGACACATGCTGATATTCCGCAGGAAATTCGCGATCAAGTAGGTGTTGACGATCGCCTGTTGCGTTTTTCAGTTGGAATCGAGCATGTAGATGACATTATTGCGGATTTAGAGCAAGCGTTGGAGGCAGCGCATAGAGAGGTGGAGGGGGAACAATAA
- a CDS encoding PLP-dependent transferase: MSQNKQFGTKLIHFGGEIDKTTGASSVPIYQASTFHHENIYEPPEFDYSRSGNPTRQALEDYIAVLEGGKRGFAFSSGMSAISSAFLLLSAGDHVIVTEDVYGGTYRLLTSILSRLHIETTFVDMTNLDLVKAALRPNTKAVYMETPSNPTLKITDIAAVTAWAKSHGLLTLLDNTFMTPYHQRPIELGVDIVLHSATKFLGGHSDVLAGLAVTADDALGRQVKQLQNGLGTVLGVQDSWLLIRGMKTLEARMSHSETSAAKLAAWLTGRKDIANVYYPGLIDHPGRDIHEKQSRGYGAVVSFDVGSGERAKQVLNRVELPLVAVSLGAVESILSYPAMMSHAAMPHEVRQERGITDGLLRFSVGLEHIDDLLADLNQALSG; the protein is encoded by the coding sequence ATGAGTCAGAACAAACAATTCGGCACAAAGTTGATTCACTTCGGTGGCGAGATCGACAAGACTACAGGAGCTTCGAGCGTGCCTATTTATCAGGCATCAACCTTTCATCATGAAAATATTTATGAGCCACCGGAATTTGACTATTCCCGTTCAGGTAATCCGACACGCCAAGCGTTGGAAGACTATATCGCAGTATTAGAGGGCGGGAAGCGTGGGTTTGCTTTTTCGTCCGGCATGTCAGCTATCTCTTCGGCCTTTTTGTTACTTTCCGCAGGAGACCATGTCATCGTAACAGAAGATGTATACGGTGGCACGTATCGATTGCTGACGTCGATTTTAAGTCGACTACATATTGAAACGACGTTTGTAGATATGACGAATCTCGATCTCGTTAAAGCTGCGCTGCGACCAAATACGAAAGCCGTATATATGGAAACACCGTCTAACCCGACGCTCAAAATTACGGACATTGCCGCTGTGACAGCATGGGCGAAATCGCATGGCTTGCTCACATTGCTAGACAATACGTTTATGACGCCGTATCACCAACGTCCAATTGAGCTAGGTGTTGATATTGTCTTACACAGTGCGACTAAGTTTTTGGGCGGCCACAGTGATGTGCTGGCAGGACTTGCGGTTACCGCTGATGATGCGCTAGGTCGGCAAGTGAAGCAGTTGCAGAACGGACTTGGCACTGTGCTAGGTGTGCAAGATAGCTGGCTGCTGATTCGTGGCATGAAGACGTTAGAAGCCCGCATGAGCCACAGTGAAACGAGCGCAGCCAAATTAGCGGCGTGGCTTACAGGCCGCAAGGATATTGCGAACGTCTATTACCCAGGTCTGATCGACCACCCTGGGCGAGACATTCACGAAAAGCAATCGCGCGGCTACGGCGCTGTCGTCTCATTTGACGTCGGTTCCGGCGAACGCGCCAAGCAAGTGCTGAACCGCGTTGAGCTGCCGCTTGTCGCGGTCAGCTTAGGCGCGGTCGAGAGCATCCTGTCTTACCCAGCCATGATGTCACATGCCGCAATGCCGCATGAAGTACGTCAAGAGCGCGGCATTACAGACGGATTGCTGCGTTTCTCAGTCGGCTTGGAGCATATTGATGATTTGCTTGCCGACCTTAATCAAGCCCTTTCAGGCTAA
- the mqnC gene encoding cyclic dehypoxanthinyl futalosine synthase, which translates to MSPVDRILDKALRGERIDTDECVTLFESDQVEKMGHVANEMMKKWHPDPLATFVIGRNVNYTNICDVYCRFCAFYRSPGSNEGYVLPDEVIFQKIQETVDVGGTEILMQGGTNPNLPFSYYTDLLREIKRRFPDITMHSFSPAEIWKMKEVSDGLSLEEVVRQIHEAGLDSLPGGGAEILDDRTRRKISRLKGSWRDWMDVMQTAHKVGMNTTATMVIGFGETMDERALHLERVRTAQDECLQNEYSSKGFLAFIPWTFQPDNTRMKAERVSPEQYLKTLAISRIYLDNIPNFQASWVTMGPEIGKKTLSFGCNDFGSTMIEENVVSAAGATHKVNIESILRLIREAGKIPAQRDTKYNILQVFDENNSAVTRDFIMQN; encoded by the coding sequence ATGTCACCGGTTGACCGCATATTGGACAAAGCGCTGCGCGGTGAACGTATCGACACGGACGAATGCGTCACGTTGTTTGAATCCGATCAAGTGGAGAAAATGGGCCATGTTGCGAATGAAATGATGAAGAAGTGGCACCCCGATCCGCTTGCAACGTTCGTTATCGGGCGAAACGTCAACTACACGAATATTTGTGATGTGTATTGTCGGTTTTGCGCCTTCTACCGCTCTCCAGGATCGAATGAAGGATACGTACTACCTGATGAAGTTATTTTTCAAAAAATTCAAGAAACCGTTGATGTAGGCGGTACCGAAATATTAATGCAAGGCGGCACGAATCCGAATTTGCCGTTTAGCTACTATACTGATTTGTTGCGTGAAATTAAACGTCGCTTCCCGGACATCACGATGCACTCTTTTTCACCAGCTGAAATATGGAAAATGAAAGAAGTGTCTGACGGTCTTTCATTGGAAGAAGTTGTGCGTCAAATTCACGAGGCAGGTTTGGATTCTTTGCCTGGTGGTGGAGCTGAAATTTTGGATGACCGTACACGTCGCAAGATTAGCCGCCTAAAAGGCTCTTGGCGCGATTGGATGGACGTCATGCAAACCGCTCACAAAGTCGGCATGAATACGACCGCAACGATGGTTATCGGCTTCGGTGAAACGATGGATGAGCGCGCGCTTCATTTGGAGCGTGTACGTACAGCACAAGATGAATGTCTTCAGAATGAATATTCATCAAAAGGTTTCCTTGCCTTTATTCCATGGACGTTCCAGCCAGATAACACACGGATGAAAGCAGAGCGCGTCTCGCCAGAGCAATATTTGAAGACGCTTGCCATTAGCCGGATTTACTTGGATAATATTCCGAACTTCCAAGCTTCATGGGTAACGATGGGGCCGGAAATCGGTAAAAAGACGCTTTCTTTCGGTTGCAACGACTTCGGAAGTACGATGATCGAAGAAAACGTCGTATCTGCTGCTGGTGCTACGCATAAAGTTAATATTGAAAGCATTTTGCGTCTGATTCGTGAGGCAGGCAAAATTCCTGCGCAGCGCGATACGAAATATAACATTCTCCAAGTATTTGACGAGAACAATTCTGCGGTCACACGCGATTTTATTATGCAAAATTAG
- the ytxC gene encoding putative sporulation protein YtxC, whose product MELFTVSIPQAKQDDVLCLFELLQQELGDLHTETESVTLEHSCSDQLAWITCRGVLPHFHLEQQGHEVWNRTARALAEFILAYKEQPLIRTLIARESKYDAADRVKVERYCIQLLNGTDDTGGKESRVRRKSKLARLLRTYLEEHTAINIDGYIRFRLDSYMSELKEVVEYAIDEFVLERQYQEFIGLLKYFVFIQDTKIPLAHLMHKGGHEFSLLNEQLQPLEPTHVVDGMVVEMIDCDMEMEDMIVSTLINVSPQNIIIHTREPESQVIKTIQQIFESRVQVCVYCISCQPFLSDEIQPEAYP is encoded by the coding sequence ATGGAACTGTTCACTGTGTCTATTCCGCAGGCAAAGCAAGATGATGTATTGTGCCTTTTCGAGCTGCTACAGCAAGAATTGGGCGATTTACATACAGAGACGGAAAGTGTAACGCTGGAACACAGCTGTTCAGACCAGCTGGCGTGGATTACGTGCCGTGGCGTACTACCGCATTTTCATTTGGAGCAGCAAGGACATGAAGTGTGGAACCGTACCGCAAGGGCGTTAGCCGAATTTATTTTGGCATATAAGGAACAACCGCTTATTCGTACACTTATCGCTCGTGAGTCCAAATATGATGCAGCAGACCGTGTCAAAGTAGAACGATACTGTATCCAACTGCTGAACGGTACGGATGATACGGGTGGAAAAGAATCGCGAGTCAGGAGAAAAAGCAAGCTTGCGCGTTTGCTACGTACGTATTTAGAGGAACATACGGCGATTAATATCGATGGTTATATTCGATTTCGGTTGGACAGCTATATGAGTGAGCTAAAAGAGGTTGTCGAATATGCGATTGATGAGTTTGTACTTGAGCGACAATATCAAGAATTTATCGGGCTACTTAAATATTTCGTATTTATTCAAGATACGAAAATTCCGTTGGCTCACTTGATGCACAAAGGCGGACATGAGTTTTCGTTGTTGAATGAACAACTTCAACCGCTAGAACCAACGCATGTTGTAGACGGTATGGTCGTTGAAATGATCGATTGCGACATGGAAATGGAGGATATGATCGTAAGTACGCTGATCAATGTGTCGCCGCAAAACATTATTATACATACACGCGAGCCGGAGTCGCAGGTTATTAAGACGATCCAGCAAATTTTTGAATCGCGTGTGCAAGTGTGTGTATATTGCATCTCCTGCCAGCCGTTTTTGAGCGATGAAATTCAGCCGGAGGCTTACCCTTGA